The genomic DNA CTGGCCATGAGACACAGGTCGCGCAGTTCCTTCGCGACGCGCAAGCGCTCGTGGAGCAGGAACCCAAGACCATTGCCTGGTTTGCCATCCGCCTCGACGATGGCCACTTCGGCATCTTTGACGTCTTCCCCGACAACGGAGCGCGGTTTGCGCACTTGACGGGTCATGTTCCCCGGGAACTCGCCAAGCACTCGCTGTCATTGCTGGGCAGCGTGCCGGATATCGGAATGCTCGACGTGGTCGACACAAAATGGGCCGACCGGTCTATGGGATTGCGCTGAACGTTCAAGCGACGGCGAATGAGCTTCAGTGCGTTATTTCGCATTTGACCATTGCGAACGCTGGTCGAAAACCGGCACTAAACGATGGCGTTGTGGGATTGAGCCGTCGACCTGCCGACTTTCGATACCCGCGTCGCACCTGAGCAGAATCGCGAGTGACGAGCCGGCAAGGGAGGGACGATGCCGCCGCAAGTGATATCTCGCGCGCGCGTCAGACGCACCGCGATCACCGTTGCAACGGGCATCGTCTGCCTGGTTGTTATCGGGCGCGTCACGCGTGTCCTGGTCGACTGGCTGTGGTTCTCTTCGGTTGGACATGTCGGCGTTTTCTGGACAATTCTTGACGCCAGGGTCCTCCTGTTCGTCGCCGTGTTCGCCGCCTCGGCAGTCACCATCGGGGTATCCGGGTTTCTTGCGCATCGTTATGCGAGACGCTTCGGTCCCATCCATGCAGGACCGGTTTCTTCGACGGCCGCGCTTGAAGTCATCGACGAACTGGCCAATGAAGTCGCACCTCGTATTCCATGGCGCTACGCCATCGCCGGCGTCGCCGTCCTGCTCGCGCTGTTGATCGCAGCCGGCGAAGTCTCGAACTGGGACATCGTGCTTCGCTTCCTTTATCAAGTGCCGTTTGGGGAATGCGATCCTGTCTTTGGCAAGGACATCGGCTTCTATCTTTTCTCACTGCCCGTCTACGTGGCGCTCAAGAATTGGCTGCTGCAAGTGCTTTTTGGCAGCGCAGTCGTTGCGGGAGCCGTCTATGGGCTGCGTGGCGACCTGGCGACCGGGAAGCCGCCGCACGTTCTCTCACGAGCCGCCGCCACGCATGGTTCTGCACTGCTCGGGCTGTTCTTCCTGGTTAAGGCCGGGTCCTACTGGCTCGACCGTTTTCTGCTGCTCTACGGCGACAACGGTGTCGTGGTCGGTGCCAGCTATACCGACGTCCACGTCGAGTTGCCGGTATTGTGGCTGCTCATCGGTCTTGCCATCGGCGCATCCGTCGTTTCGTGGGCCAACATGCGCTGGCGGAGCTATCGTATTCCCGCTGTCACAGTGCTACTGGTGTTCGGCAGTTCGGTTGTGTTCGCCGTCATCTACCCGGCGATGTTCCAGCGGTTCTATGTCAAGCCGAGCGAGCTGAGGCTGGAGACGCCTTACATCGAACACAATATCGCGCTGACCCGAAAGGCCTATGGCCTCGCGCAAATTGCGGTCAGGCCATTCGCTGCCCAGCAGGGACTGAATCTGGCCTCGCTGCAGTCCAATCGCGCGACCATCGAAAACATTCGCCTATGGGATCTGCAGCCGTTGATGGATACCTATGCACAGTTGCAGGAAATCAGGACCTACTACCGATTTCTCTCCGTGGATATCGACCGCTACTGGCTCGACGCCGGTTACAGGCAGGTGATGCTCTCTGCGCGCGAACTCGACACGGCAATGCTTCCGGCTAATGCGCAGACCTGGGTGAACCTGCACCTCCTGTTCACGCACGGCAATGGTGTCGTCATGTCGCCCGTCACCGAGAAATCCGCGGAGGGTTTGCCGTCGCTCTACCTGCAGGACATTCCACCTGTCTCCAACGGCGGCCCGGCCATTCGCGAGCCGCGCCTCTATTTCGGTCAAGGCGTTCAAGGCTACGTCATCGTAATGGGCAGCGTACCGGAATTCGACTACCCTCAAGGAAAGGAAAACGTCTACGCGGCTTATAGCGGGCGCGACGGAATCGGCATCGGCAGTACCGCACGACGCATCCTCTTCGCGTGGCAACTCGGTGACCCCAACATTCTGCTAACCAGCTATATCACGGACAAAAGCCGGATCTTGCTTCACCGTAATATCGAGGAACGGGTCCGAACGGTCGCGCCGTTCCTCGAGTTCGATCACGACCCGTATCTTGTCGTGAGCGGCGGCCGCCTGTTCTGGATACTGGATGCCTATACCACGAGCCGCTGGTTCCCGTACTCCCAGCCTGCCACTGGTGACGGCACGAACTACATCCGGAATGCGGTAAAGGTAGTAGTGGATGCGTATAACGGCACGGTCGAGTTCTTTGTCAGTGATCCTGTCGATCCAATCTTACGGACTTACCAGCGCATTTTCCCAGGCCTGTTCAGGCCTCTCGATGCAATGCCACAAGACCTGCGTCAGCATATCCGCTATCCCGAAGATCTCTTTCTGATCCAGGCGCAACTCTATCGCACCTACCATATGGAGGCGCCGGAAGTCTTCTACAACCGCGAGGACCTCTGGCAGTTCCCACGGGAACTCGCCGGCATCGATGCCGGCAACACGCCCGGCGCGCAAATGACGCCGTACTACATGATCATGCGATTGCCCGGCGAGCAGCGCGCCGAGTTCGTGCTCCTGCTGCCGATGGTGCCCAGTCAGCGTGAAAACATGATTGCGTGGCTCGCGGCACGTTGCGATCCGTCCGAGTACGGCAAGCTCATCGTCTACACGTTCCCGAAGGACAAGCTGGTCTACGGACCATTCCAGATCGAGGCGCGCATCCAGCAAAATACCGAGATCTCACAACAGATTTCACTATGGAACCAGATGGGCTCGCGTGTCATCCGCGGCCATCTCGTGGTGGTGCCGATCGAGAATTCGATTCTCTACGTTTCGCCGCTCTACCTGCGCGCAGCGTCCGGGCAGTTGCCGGAGTTGAAGCGGGTTATCGCCGCGTATGGTGAGCGTGTCGTGATGCAGGAGACCCTGGCGCAAGCCCTTGCAGCCCTCTTCGAGGAAACGTCCCCTGCCATATCGAAGTCGTCAGGCACAGCTGACGCGCGTGCCCGCGAGGCGCTCGCGCACTATAACCGCGCGCTCGAACGGCTAAAAGCAGGAGACTGGAGCGGCTTCGGCCTGGAACTCGATGCTCTTCGGCCACTTCTAGAATCGCTGGACAACGGGCGTCCGCAGAATAAAAAGTGACCAGAGAGAATTTCCGGGCGTGCGCAAGCGACGAGGATGAATCGAGGCGCGGCGCAATCGCAGCGCCCTGTCCTGCTTCAGATACCTCACCTGCTGATTACATAAGGAATCCGTATTTTAAGGTGAAAGCCCGGCCCCCTTATCGCGGCACAGTCTTGCATGCTGCCATGCACGGTGGCGGGCGCCACGGACTCGTTCAAGTGGAGTATCAGCAAGACGCGTGTAAACTCGCGAATACGGTTCGGATATGGACTGGATAACTGCCGATTGCAACTCCCCAGGCTACTGCGGTACTTTTCCGACAAGGTTGTTGGTGGGTATTTTGGCTGTCCAGCCCCGCTCAGGAGGGGAGGATGCAACTGCGAATGACGATGAGTTGCCCGATTTGCGCGGGCGTGCTCTCAGGGCTGCTCGCACTGCTTTGCGCCGACTCGACAGTCGTGGCGAAGCGGGATCGCGCGCAGTGGTCGCCTCCCTTGCAACAGTCACCAAGGTACGTCCACGTTACGCCACCCGATGTCCCCGTCCTGGTCCAGCGTGTGGATTTTGTTCTCGACCAGGCGGCCCAGGCTGAAGCAGATGCGAAAAAGAAGCGCAAAGCTGACCAACACCACGCCGTAGCACCCGCGACGAAGCCGAATGCAAAGGCGGCTTCCGTACCTGCCGCGTCCGAACCAAAGCCATCAGGGGCCGTCGCGTCAGCACCGTCTGCTGCCCCACTTGCGCCTGCGTCTTCCGCTGTTGGGGCCGCGCCAGCACCCGCAGGGCAGCAGCAGGGAAAACCGGGTGAATCCGCGAACGCAAGCGCCGCAGCAATGGCCAACCCCATCGCCCTGGGCAACGCACCGCACCCGGGCAGCGGCCGCCCTCTGCCACTGACCAGAGACCAGCTGATTGCGTTGATGCCGGGCGCCACCATGCTGAGAACGAATACGGCAGGCGCCCTGCGAGAATGGGTCAACGTCCCCAACGGGACACTGACTGTCTACTGGGGGGGCGGTGGTTTTGCCCAGTCGCACAGCGCAAGCGGCAAGTGGAGCGTAACCAATGATGGCCGCTTTTGCCTCCAGATCGATTGGGAAGACAAGCCTGAAAACTGGTGCCGCTTTCTGGAGTCAACGTCCAAAAAAGGCACGTATCAACCGATCCCGGACATCGCAGACGATAAATGGACTCCGCCGACGGATCAGACCGATTGGCGCCCGCTAACCATTCGCCACTAGTCCATTCGAACCGCACGCTTTCATACGCGGGCATTCAGGAACCGGCCGCTGACGGGACTTGCGTCATTCCTCCCGGCGGCGGCTCGCGGTGCGGGTTGATCAGCATTCGCCTTTTTTCGCGTGGCCCGGCGGACAGTGACCGTGCCCGTGATGGTGGTGATGCTCCTCCCATTCGTCGCGGTCCCAATAGCGGTGTCCATCCCAGTAACGCTCCCCGTGCCATCCGGGCGACACGACGACCACCGGCGCCGGCGCAACCACGACGGGCGGCGGTACGCCAATATTGATGCCAACCCCAACGTCGGCGGCATTCGCAAGTCCTGACGCCCCGATTCCAATACCCGCTAGCGCAGCGGCAATGAAGAGATGTTTCATCTTATCCCCCGAAAAAGTAGCAACAAGTTGCTGGTCGGCCCACTCACACGTAGCCGTCATAGTTCAATCTCACGCAGTGTGCAGCGTTGTCATGTCCGCTTCAACGCGAACTTGTAACGGTTTGCTCTACTGATAGCGAGGGCATTATCCAATGCACATCAGAATGGCCAGAACAGGAAGCGGCGGTGATGTCGCGCGCGGACCGTGCGAGGCGGGCGCGTTTCCGGGCCGAGCTGAGCCCGGGAATCGATGACTCGCGCGCGCAGCGCCATGTCGTAAAATGCGCCCACCATCGGCAACGCGCTGTGGGCCCCCTCACCCCAATAGTCGTTGCCGAGCGTCACACGCGCATCGTCGAAACCAACCCACGCGCCAGCGACCAGTTGCGGATGCATCAGGATGAACCAGCTATCGGTGTTGCCCTGCGTCGTGCCCGTCTTGCCGGCCACGTCGGCGCGAATCCCGAAGCGGGTTCGGATGTCCGAGCCGGTGCCCCGGCTGACGACGTCGCGCATCACGTCGACGAGCGTTTGCGCTGCGCTCGCCGGTAGCGCCGCTTCTGGCGATGCACTCGGGAATTCTGCCAGCACCTTGCCGTTGTGATCCTCGATACGCGTGACCATGCGCGGTTCGATATAGGCGCCGCGATTTGCGATCGTGCAATACGCCGAGACCATTTCTTTCAGTGTGACCGGGCTCGTGCCCAGCGCGAGCGACGGCACCGCTTCGAGCGGACTTTCGCGCACACCCATCGCGCGCGCGAGCCGCACGACCTTCTCGGGGCCTTCCCTTTGCATAAGCTGAGCGGTGACGCGGTTGCGCGAATACGCGAGTGCGTCGCGCAGCGTCATGGGTCCGCCAGTGGGCGGTTCCGCGTCGGTCGGC from Paraburkholderia terrae includes the following:
- a CDS encoding UPF0182 family protein, which gives rise to MPPQVISRARVRRTAITVATGIVCLVVIGRVTRVLVDWLWFSSVGHVGVFWTILDARVLLFVAVFAASAVTIGVSGFLAHRYARRFGPIHAGPVSSTAALEVIDELANEVAPRIPWRYAIAGVAVLLALLIAAGEVSNWDIVLRFLYQVPFGECDPVFGKDIGFYLFSLPVYVALKNWLLQVLFGSAVVAGAVYGLRGDLATGKPPHVLSRAAATHGSALLGLFFLVKAGSYWLDRFLLLYGDNGVVVGASYTDVHVELPVLWLLIGLAIGASVVSWANMRWRSYRIPAVTVLLVFGSSVVFAVIYPAMFQRFYVKPSELRLETPYIEHNIALTRKAYGLAQIAVRPFAAQQGLNLASLQSNRATIENIRLWDLQPLMDTYAQLQEIRTYYRFLSVDIDRYWLDAGYRQVMLSARELDTAMLPANAQTWVNLHLLFTHGNGVVMSPVTEKSAEGLPSLYLQDIPPVSNGGPAIREPRLYFGQGVQGYVIVMGSVPEFDYPQGKENVYAAYSGRDGIGIGSTARRILFAWQLGDPNILLTSYITDKSRILLHRNIEERVRTVAPFLEFDHDPYLVVSGGRLFWILDAYTTSRWFPYSQPATGDGTNYIRNAVKVVVDAYNGTVEFFVSDPVDPILRTYQRIFPGLFRPLDAMPQDLRQHIRYPEDLFLIQAQLYRTYHMEAPEVFYNREDLWQFPRELAGIDAGNTPGAQMTPYYMIMRLPGEQRAEFVLLLPMVPSQRENMIAWLAARCDPSEYGKLIVYTFPKDKLVYGPFQIEARIQQNTEISQQISLWNQMGSRVIRGHLVVVPIENSILYVSPLYLRAASGQLPELKRVIAAYGERVVMQETLAQALAALFEETSPAISKSSGTADARAREALAHYNRALERLKAGDWSGFGLELDALRPLLESLDNGRPQNKK
- a CDS encoding DUF995 domain-containing protein, with product MANPIALGNAPHPGSGRPLPLTRDQLIALMPGATMLRTNTAGALREWVNVPNGTLTVYWGGGGFAQSHSASGKWSVTNDGRFCLQIDWEDKPENWCRFLESTSKKGTYQPIPDIADDKWTPPTDQTDWRPLTIRH